A part of Lacerta agilis isolate rLacAgi1 chromosome 7, rLacAgi1.pri, whole genome shotgun sequence genomic DNA contains:
- the ANXA13 gene encoding annexin A13 produces MGNFHPTIRRHHDFDAERDAKKVHKACKGTGTDEKVIIEILSNRSSDQRQQMKQKYQAIYGKDLEEVLKGELSGDFEKTALALLDQPCDYEARQLRKAIKGVGTDESVLIEILCTRSNQQILAIKAAYQRIFDRNLESDVKSDTSGSVRKILLSVLKASRDQGMETNENLAQKDAKDLYEAGEGRWGTDELAFNDVLAKRNYMQLRATFEAYKHLTGKDIEDAIKSETSGDLEKAYLTLVRCARDCQAYFAARLYESMKGAGTDEETLIRILVTRAEIDLQTIKERFQQMYSRSLAEAIRSETSGDFRKLLLSLLH; encoded by the exons ggacagatgAAAAAGTCATTATTGAGATCTTGTCCAACCGTTCATCAGACCAGAGACAGCAAATGAAGCAGAAGTACCAAGCCATATATGGCAAG gatttggaAGAAGTGCTGAAAGgagagctgagtggggatttcgaAAAGACTGCCCTGGCCCTACTGGACCAGCCATGCGACTATGAGGCCAGGCAGCTTCGGAAGGCAATAAAAGGGGTGGGGACAGATGAGTCAGTCCTGATTGAGATCCTGTGCACACGGAGCAACCAG cAAATTTTAGCCATAAAAGCTGCCTACCAAAGGA TCTTTGACAGGAATCTGGAATCTGACGTCAAAAGCGATACCAGTGGGTCAGTGAGGAAGATACTCCTCTCTGTGTTGAAG gctaGCAGAGATCAAGGGATGGAGACTAATGAAAACCTGGCCCAGAAAGATGCCAAGGATCTCTATGAA GCAGGAGAAGGTCGCTGGGGAACTGACGAGCTGGCTTTCAATGATGTCTTGGCAAAGAGAAACTACATGCAGCTGAGGGCTACCTTTGAAGCCTACAAACAC CTGACCGGCAAAGATATTGAAGATGCCATTAAGAGCGAAACCTCTGGCGACCTTGAGAAGGCCTATCTAACTCTTG TAAGATGTGCCAGGGATTGCCAAGCCTATTTCGCCGCTCGCCTGTATGAGTCTATGAAGGGCGCAGGAACTGACGAGGAGACCTTGATTCGCATCCTGGTGACGAGGGCTGAG ATTGACCTTCAGACAATCAAGGAGAGGTTTCAGCAGATGTACAGCAGGTCTCTGGCCGAAGCCATCCGATCCGAGACTTCAGGAGATTTCAGGAAGCTGCTGCTGTCCCTGCTGCACTGA